One part of the Ciona intestinalis chromosome 5, KH, whole genome shotgun sequence genome encodes these proteins:
- the LOC100182785 gene encoding cytochrome P450 2J6-like, with amino-acid sequence MEMETVLGLITIGNVTTILLAVVTVYITRCISKMIFFPPGFPPGERGLPFLGVLPYLGEHPHNVLKEWSYKHGDIMAIKLGTTNAVIVSSQSTLNEVFVKRASAISDRFTNEFFTQILLHRGIFNSAYTERLKIQRKFVHQALHRNLINNKTPEERINEEIQYFIREIHSQDGKPFHAHHMLLSSVTNVICSIVLGKRFEYNDKWFTKIMSCIVESLAHSGPSFLLPISIYPWLIHFPPFRRINVRFRKSFATFAELIQQDIDEHKSSFDENNLRDLIDAFLFEMKKEGHHSSFDELQLCVIVRELLLAGNETTGSQIAWLLLALMHFPKWQDRIHREIVDNIGENGVLKLDDRKKLPCTCAFIQETLRLHSIGSLNAPHKVSRDTEVKGYKIPAGTMVMSNVFAIHTDPKVWTDPETFDPSRHLNEVGSFINSSKMSPFSLGPRQCIGKTIAENKMFLYFGNICQKFRIVSETPTPITLHEGQSGFVFSPKEHKVIAIAYSSK; translated from the exons ATGGAAATGGAGACCGTGTTAGGCTTAATTACAATTGGTAATGTTACCACAATATTGCTGGCGGTGGTGACTGTGTACATAACGCGATGTATTtctaaaatgatattttttccGCCTGGCTTTCCACCTGGTGAACGGGGTCTGCCTTTTCTTGGGGTCCTGCCATATCTTGGCGAACACCCACATAACGTATTGAAAGAATGGAGTTACAAACATGGCGACATTATGGCGATAAAATTGGGAACAACCAATGCGGTGATCGTTTCTTCTCAAAGTACTTTAAACGAG GTGTTCGTCAAAAGAGCATCAGCGATTTCGGATAGGTTTACCAACGAGTTCTTTACCCAAATACTTCTGCATCGGGGTATATTTAACTCGGCATATACCGAAAGATTGAAAATACAGCGCAAGTTTGTGCACCAAGCTCTACATAG AAATCTgattaacaataaaacaccAGAGGAAAGAATAAACGAAGAGATTCAATACTTTATACGGGAGATACATTCTCAAGATGGAAAACCTTTTCATGCTCAT CACATGCTCTTATCTTCGGTTACCAACGTAATCTGCAGCATTGTTCTTGGGAAAAGGTTCGAATACAACGACAAGTGGTTTACCAAGATTATGAGCTGTATAGTCGAGAG TTTGGCGCATTCTGGGCCAAGTTTTCTTCTTCCGATATCCATATACCCATGGTTGATACATTTCCCACCCTTCCGCCGAATTAACGTCAGGTTCCGTAAGAGCTTCGCCACATTTGCAG AGTTAATTCAACAAGACATTGACGAACATAAATCCTCATTTGATGAAAACAACCTCCGGGATCTGATCGATGCATTTCTCTTCGAAATGAAGAAAGAAGGTCATCACTCATCTTTTGAT GAACTACAGTTATGTGTGATAGTACGTGAACTTCTTCTAGCAGGGAATGAAACCACTGGTTCTCAAATAGCTTGGCTGCTACTTGCCCTAATGCACTTTCCTAAATGGCAAGATCGCATACACCGAGAAATTGTCGACAATATCG GTGAGAACGGAGTTTTAAAACTTGACGATCGTAAAAAGCTTCCTTGCACTTGCGCATTTATCCAAGAGACGTTGCGGCTTCACTCTATCGGTTCTCTGAATGCACCTCATAAAGTATCACGTGACACCGAGGTGAAGGGGTACAAAATACCAGCTGGCACAATG GTCATGAGCAATGTCTTTGCTATTCACACGGACCCAAAAGTATGGACGGATCCTGAAACATTCGATCCATCAAGACACCTCAATGAAGTAGGAAGTTTTATCAATTCCAGCAAGATGTCACCTTTTTCACTTGGACCACGACAATGTATTGGAAAAACAATTgcagaaaacaaaatgtttctttaCTTTGGAAACATCTGCCAAAAATTTCGAATTGTTTCCGAAACACCAACTCCAATTACTCTGCATGAGGGCCAAAGTGGATTTGTGTTTTCCCCGAAAGAACATAAAGTGATTGCAATAGCTTACTCGTCAAAGTAA